A region from the Pseudomonas cucumis genome encodes:
- a CDS encoding FadR/GntR family transcriptional regulator, translated as MITSSTVVNSVVEKLRAALARGQWRSGEMLPGQRELAEQLGISRPSLREAVIVLETLGLVRSMPGKGVVVLEASLSDSQSHDSAVAGASLEDVLQLRYTLEPFIVGLVAQSISSKEVGQLRLTLMDMREALEANDSEAGVNAYIAFHEELFALTSNPIFQSVVQQTSNALKQSADVLRNSPEHLAERLEENEAVVRAIRSKNSAQASAEMRRHILREGQRMGIELNIPDDHLGS; from the coding sequence GTGATTACCTCGTCAACCGTTGTAAATTCAGTGGTAGAAAAACTTCGGGCCGCTCTGGCCCGTGGTCAGTGGCGTTCCGGCGAAATGTTGCCGGGCCAGCGTGAACTGGCCGAACAATTAGGCATCAGTCGCCCGAGCCTGCGCGAAGCGGTCATCGTGCTGGAAACCCTCGGGCTGGTGCGTTCCATGCCGGGCAAAGGCGTGGTGGTGCTGGAGGCCAGTCTCAGCGACAGCCAAAGCCACGACAGCGCGGTAGCCGGGGCCAGCCTGGAAGACGTGCTGCAACTGCGCTACACCCTCGAACCGTTCATCGTCGGCCTGGTGGCGCAGTCCATCAGCAGCAAGGAAGTCGGGCAGCTGCGTCTGACCCTGATGGACATGCGCGAAGCCCTTGAGGCCAACGACAGCGAGGCCGGCGTGAACGCCTACATCGCGTTCCACGAGGAGCTGTTCGCCCTGACCTCGAACCCGATTTTCCAGAGCGTGGTGCAGCAGACCAGCAACGCCCTCAAGCAAAGCGCCGACGTGCTGCGCAATTCGCCGGAGCATCTGGCTGAACGCCTTGAAGAAAACGAAGCCGTGGTGCGAGCGATCCGCAGCAAGAACAGCGCCCAGGCCAGCGCCGAGATGCGCCGGCACATCCTTCGGGAAGGCCAACGGATGGGCATCGAATTGAACATCCCGGACGACCACCTCGGCAGTTGA